The nucleotide window GTCCTCGAATAGAGATGCGGTGGAGGGTGGTTTGGATTCAGAAGTCTCGGGAACGAGCTGTTGCTGAAGCTCCGCCGGCAGCTCTTCCCACACGTCTTCCCAGGTAGCAGTGAGCTTGGCGCCCTGCTTGATGAGCGTGTTCGGTCCCCAGGAATTCTTGTTGGTCACGTTGCCCGGGACGGCGAAGAGGTCGCGGTTCTGCTCGAGCGCGCAGCGCGCCGTGATGCGCGTGCCGGAATACTCGCCCGCTTCCACTACCAGCACGCCGAGGGAGAGGCCGCTGATGATGCGGTTGCGGATGGGAAAATTCTGCGGCGCGGCGAACGTGCCCATGGCGAACTCGCTGAGGAGCGCTCCGCCCAGCCCGAGGATCTGCTCGCTCAGCTTGCGGTTCTCGCGCGGGTAGAGCACGTCGACGCCGGTGCCGAACACGGCCACCGTCTTCCCTTTCGCGTGGATGGCGCCGCGGTGCCCGGCAGTGTCGACGCCGCGCGCCATCCCGCTGAAGATGACCAGGCCGCGATGGGCGAGGTCCTGCGCCAGGCGCTCCGCCATGCCGATGCCGTACGGCGTGGGGTGGCGCGTGCCGACCAGCGCGATGCCGGGGCGCGACAACACTTCCGCCTCGCCGCGCACGTAGAGCACGACCGGCGGGTCGTAGATCTGCTTGAGCCGCGGCGGATAAGCCGGGTCGCTCAGCGCGAGCAGTTGGGCGCCCGCGGCGACCGCGCGCACCATCTCCTCCTGCGCCAGCTCTCCGGACTTTCCGGTCGCGATCGACTGCGCGGCCGCGGCCGGCAAGCCGGCAGCCTCGAGCTCGGTCAACGAAGCATGGAAGATGTTCTCGATGGAGTCAAAGTGCTCGACCAGCTTGCGGGCGCGACTCGGGCCGAGCGTCGGCGTGAGGGCGAGCGCCAGCCACAGGCCGGCGGCCCGGGAGGTCGTGCTGGCGGTCTGAAGAGCCGCCGTCTCCATGATCGTTGCGGAATCTAGCAGGGTCTTGGCGGCCTGTTTGTGACGGCCATCACGCAAGAGTGTGGCGCGGGCGCGGCCCACGCGGCTCACCTGCATCGTTGCACGATATATAATGACGCCATCGTGCCTCCCCGCAGCTCCCAGGGTCCTGCTAGAATCTCCCGTCCGCGTATGGCTGACCGGCTGCGCATCTCCGCCATCTCTTTCCTGAACACCGCGCCCCTGATGTGGGACTTCGACCACGGGGAGCTGCGGCGGCGCTTCACCATCCACTACACGGTGCCGTCGGCGTGCGCCGAGGAGCTGCGGACGGGCGTGGCGGACATCGGCATCATCCCGGTCATCACCTACCACACCATCCCGGACCTCTCGGTGCTCCCCGGCGTGTGCATCGCGGCCAAGGGGCCGGTGCGGTCGATCTTGCTGATCAGCCGCAAGCCGCTGGACCAGATCCGCACGGTCGCGGCCGACAGCTCCTCGCGCACCTCGGTGGCGCTGGCGCGCGTGATCTTCCGCAAGTGGTTCGGCGGACAGCGCACCTTCACCGCGATGGAGCCGAAGCTCGACGTGATGCTGCAGAACGCCGACGCCGCGCTCATCATCGGCGACAACGCTCTCACGGTCGATCGCTCGCAGTACCTGTGCTACGACCTGGCGGAAGAGTGGACGCGCCAGACCGGCAAGCCCTTCGTCTTCGCCTTCTGGGCGGTGCGCAACGCCGCGCTCGCCGGGCGCAACGATTATCCGGACTTATCCGAACTTTTCCGGAGCTCGCGCGACCACGGCCTGGAGCACACGGCGGAACTGGCGCGCGAGTGGGCGCACCGCGTCGGCATCAGCGAAGACGCCGTCCGCAGCTACCTCACCGAGAGCATCGACTACCGCCTCGACCGGGAGAAGCTCGACGGCATGCGGCTGTTCCTGGAGTACGCGCTCGAGACCGGCGTGCTGCCGGCCGTGCGTCCCTTGCAGATGCTGGGCGAGGCCGGGCGGGCGAGCGCGTTGGCGGGGCTCGCGCCGCTCGCGGCGCTCGGCTCGCTTTTCCACGTATTCAACTGAACGCCGGCGTTTCTCGTGCTACGATGGAGCCCACTCGAGCAGAGAGAGCTGTGAGAATCCTCGCCACGATCGCGCGCGACCGCCTCCAGGTGATGCTGGTGGTCCTGGTGTTGCTGGCGGTGCTCGCCATGTTCGTCTCGCCACAGCTCGAGCTTCCGGAGAGCGCCTTGCGGGCCGCACGGCTCGCCGCGGTCACGCTGGGCACGCTGCTGGTGCTGGCGCAGACGATCGTGCGGATGCTGCGCCGGCCGGGCGCCGCCGTGGCCATCGAGGCACGAGCCGCTGAGCCGTTGCCGCCAGTCCTTTGCCCGAAGAGCTCCGCTGCCCTCCTGAGCACCGTCGTCCTCCTCTGCTAGCTCCGATCGATTCGGCAAGACGCTGAATCCAGATCGGAGGTTCCCCTTGGCAAGTCCGCATTTGCTT belongs to Terriglobales bacterium and includes:
- the dprA gene encoding DNA-processing protein DprA, which produces METAALQTASTTSRAAGLWLALALTPTLGPSRARKLVEHFDSIENIFHASLTELEAAGLPAAAAQSIATGKSGELAQEEMVRAVAAGAQLLALSDPAYPPRLKQIYDPPVVLYVRGEAEVLSRPGIALVGTRHPTPYGIGMAERLAQDLAHRGLVIFSGMARGVDTAGHRGAIHAKGKTVAVFGTGVDVLYPRENRKLSEQILGLGGALLSEFAMGTFAAPQNFPIRNRIISGLSLGVLVVEAGEYSGTRITARCALEQNRDLFAVPGNVTNKNSWGPNTLIKQGAKLTATWEDVWEELPAELQQQLVPETSESKPPSTASLFEDDQALGPAERRIYALLKPDESTHIDELVERLEPDVSSSEIFAALFELELSGKIRQLPGKNFVKSF
- a CDS encoding menaquinone biosynthesis protein, whose translation is MADRLRISAISFLNTAPLMWDFDHGELRRRFTIHYTVPSACAEELRTGVADIGIIPVITYHTIPDLSVLPGVCIAAKGPVRSILLISRKPLDQIRTVAADSSSRTSVALARVIFRKWFGGQRTFTAMEPKLDVMLQNADAALIIGDNALTVDRSQYLCYDLAEEWTRQTGKPFVFAFWAVRNAALAGRNDYPDLSELFRSSRDHGLEHTAELAREWAHRVGISEDAVRSYLTESIDYRLDREKLDGMRLFLEYALETGVLPAVRPLQMLGEAGRASALAGLAPLAALGSLFHVFN